In a genomic window of Larus michahellis chromosome 3, bLarMic1.1, whole genome shotgun sequence:
- the LOC141740691 gene encoding uncharacterized protein LOC141740691 isoform X4: MSGSTARKVQPFTISTKLSLPKCAADFPGDACPGIALASALDNHRGLRRSLNERISLYLAQARASPAAPESQPRSPSPGEDGGTDDERLNRSSLARSIKKITLSNWHGEAGPGDAGGPGDPARTGGERNHNNNNSRTGKAQFKLAGPPASSPRKESPKGKDPVVALRCSGRNGAGMAPLLDPSPLVAQFNREMLQAEGWVRGKLRDMKDGCDLQDWEEVAQTLQRDMKDFENTLIKLNQMGEQLIWRASPSAEGVRRQLLALRDQWQLLKQTAASQSKALGGLRSLQDFNRKAERLEAWIRHKEEKPSLAALLQESPDKIQLTRRILDLKQEEQQFQSLHEELNSLAQKLEKQGKSESRSISARRKHLNKTWLRLQGTLKEHHEALQLALEVAACLQQADALLGAIHAKQRSICGVGKPGEGEPCRDRDVRDIASQVMMLDVTVSQLLSLQPSLAAQVTPKHRDVKESWAQLQQALRTEKAPLLVSNSPRGEAMAPTTEPRGDDSSRGAMGKEAGDKRTRGPGSTVPKDVPGKTAEHTRGEESSPGSPAMGQPPHGGDIKRRRREAEAEWGTQQLEGQVQDICQTVNVTMSPHMENVCPGIPPCPFRDVEAAQMQRELLNPSSSPGAVLLEEPVPVGHPGSPQVEVMLRELGELWEDLQRKHQENGAVLQEIDKALRLVGELDRAERWLQAVAGSLSEPATMRSPAELRQDLEETGQLERQLLLCGLKLQALREEAASESPDKHEGARKMQRKVEMVEEKLARVQAALRRRAADLRDSLVLSEFLQDLQEEEARSRQEPAAPGSGCCGSQGPFPLLSVKAGQPPSSEDMSQPLGELQEAVEMLNDAAKERERVMEVAAETESLERLVAEVSPCLEALRCRAEALARDTAQAESGFTAVKSEKDLQGLQDLLSQQQEMERAVSETLQGQLEELERAAAHLQELCPARMCPVSREVEGTLRAWSELRELLRETRARVQQAGRLRNFFKDYLAMISWTEDTRAQIFSEGPSGHGLPEIPCEELERRIEGKLKEFEALAAAGQQLVSEEHYLSATIKERLEELQSMLGWVLVRWRAQRHQRDVGSKQEDRQDPESPSGASLTGQDQRALCARSRLESVRSPAAFMPCSLPKLVQGSEPQMPTGMAISPPASPLSDAPLGAERSWGEPSSSTPCSMEPPEEAVVWDPAETSTLLLPPRGPSGLGGTVNLILSIGKKGEKKKVQPVASGEWPGEEAPRTLPATKPSGCKTFWKRCQGLLGNTWGSLKRKRKPPRQPVEEVQVGAGKTSDAKRPPAAVRRPPASSTGTPAASHTLPKAGASSLFNSLQRRERARAEQARLLTLQGIMGSSSLQPAPEEHHGPSNTWPQKCGRRKGGPGAAAATGPQLGELLLYVRNPLVRDIDAECGAATGDPRRPNPKTTCPHLSLGSVFSLELPRDVAVLGSHRGATALREEVEGQEQRQGRRLRPWEPTGTHRARWQEEVDVDGRIPQAPSEGLGTSPKGDRGTWFEEVSFNPSYSRQRAHRAGEEPWSPQHPGSATEDLLDFRPSRPSHVSVPHERVSQEGEKLATQLGKDGSPSAASRARHHRGTRLELRPSSPTAIPGRAGAIPGTARTQRPAGSGQPGGSPTSPAAPTQLSVFEWALGSPQPPSPVPGTGEVCHPAHGQFEEEEEELQAIWDGAGKQQAPSPRAGSRAHCRPESGVGSLPSPDATAGGPLILSAANNVLVAKFTLPTAARLLHSPAGEKSPSVGHSGDGSPSGHGTSPRMEELASAAPLDSPGARDRWRHGEEEREGSKVPPGKTEFQMMEGTLERKHVLQTGGRKANCRAWGLFHAVLMRQTLCFYQDRRDSLKSSVVALPLNLSGAVCTPDAEYTKKTNCFRLQLRDGSEYLLRAPSQPLMNEWVSKLQQNSGFPEVDYFQAAAQRVEGTGSARGKVPSPGSSHLQGHHQVITAKSQEIVVLPRSNARLQRPLGSQDSPGDGAAAAAEDAHGAGHREQQWSPRGSPGLWDNSCQEDDFGLVANKRRSYSFTSATYQKITPVAVPKEPVEAGSSYSVTLYIGEQAAAVPRARCHSFVARPGSPRDTLGEKSPAPPRPKNKSVFKKFFGKKE; this comes from the exons ATGTCGGGCAGCACGGCGAGGAAGGTGCAGCCCTTCACCATCAGCACCAAGCTCTCGCTGCCCAAGTGCGCCGCCGACTTCCCCGGGGACGCCTGCCCCGGCATCGCACTCGCCTCCGCTCTGGACAACCACCGCGGCCTCCGCCGCAGCCTCAACGAGCGCATCTCCCTCTACCTGGCCCAAGCCCgggccagccccgccgcccccgagagccagccccgcagccccagccccggcgaggATGGGGGGACCGACGACGAGCGGCTGAACCGCAGCTCCCTCGCCCGCTCCATTAAGAAGATCACGCTGTCCAACTGGCACGGGGAGGCTGGCCCGGGAGATGCGGGGGGACCCGGGGACCCTGCCCGGACCGGCGGCGAGAGGAACcacaataacaacaacagcagGACAGGGAAAGCTCAGTTCAAG CTGGCAGGTCCCCCGGCATCATCACCCCGGAAAGAGAGCCCCAAGGGCAAGGACCCCGTGGTGGCACTGAGATGCAGTGGGCGAAACGGCGCGGGAATGGCCCCCCTCCTCGACCCGAGCCCCCTGGTAGCCCAGTTCAACCGGGAGATGCTGCAG GCGGAGGGCTGGGTGCGAGGCAAGCTGCGGGACATGAAGGACGGCTGCGACCTCCAGGACTGGGAGGAGGTGGCTCAGACCCTGCAGCGGGACATGAAGGATTTCGAGAACACCCTGATAAAGCTCAACCAG ATGGGCGAGCAGCTGATATGGCGGGCGAGCCCCAGTGCCGAGGGGGTGCGGAGGCAGCTGCTGGCCCTGCGGGACCAGTGGCAGCTCTTGAAGCAGACGGCTGCCAGCCAGAGCaaagccctgggggggctgcggagCCTGCAGGACTTCAACAGGAAAGCTGAGCGGCTGGAGGCATGGATCAGGCACAAG GAGGAGAAGCCCTCCCTGGCAGCCCTCCTGCAGGAAAGCCCGGACAAGATCCAGCTCACCCGACGCATCCTTGACTTGAAGCAG gaggagcagcagtTCCAGAGTTTGCACGAGGAGCTGAACAGCCTGGCCCAGAAGCTGGAGAAACAAGGCAAAAGTGAGAGCAGGAGCATCTCAGCTCGGCGCAAGCACCTCAACAAAAC GTGGCTGCGGCTGCAGGGGACCCTGAAGGAGCACCATGAGGCACTGCAGCTGGCCCTGGAGGTGGCCGCCTGCCTCCAGCAAGCAGATGCCTTGCTTGGGGCCATCCACGCCAAG CAGAGGAGCATCTGCGGTGTGGGGAAGCCAGGGGAGGGTGAGCCGTGCCGGGATCGGGATGTCAGAGACATAGCCAGCCAGGTGATG ATGCTGGACGTGACCGTGTCCCAGCTCCTCAgcctgcagcccagcctggcagcccaAGTCACCCCCAAGCACCGAGATGTCAAGGAGAGCTGGGCGCAGCTCCAGCAGGCGCTGAG GACAGAGAAGGCTCCGTTGCTGGTGAGCAATTCCCCGAGGGGTGAAGCCATGGCTCCGACCACTGAGCCCCGAGGAGATGATAGCAGCCGTGGGGCCATGGGGAAGGAAGCAGGAGACAAACGGACAAGAGGCCCTGGGAGCACG GTGCCAAAGGATGTGCCAGGGAAGACGGCGGAGCATACaagaggggaggagagcagccctggcTCTCCAGCAATGGGGCAGCCCCCTCATGGAGGGGACATCAAAAG gaggaggagagaggcagaggctgAGTGGGGGACGCAGCAGCTGGAGGGCCAGGTGCAGGACATCTGCCAGACAGTGAATGTG ACCATGTCCCCGCACATGGAGAATGTGTGTCCCGGCATCCCCCCATGTCCGTTCAGAGACGTAGAAGCAGCACAGATGCAGCGGGAGCTCCTgaaccccagctccagccccggggctgtGCTCCTG GAGGAGCCGGTGCCGGTGGGGCACCCGGGGAGCCCGCAGGTGGAGGTCATGCTGCGGGAGCTGGGGGAGCTATGGGAGGACCTGCAGAGGAAACACCAGGAGAACGGCGCCGTGCTGCAGGAAATCGATAAG GCACTGAGGCTGGTGGGGGAGCTGGACCGGGCGGAACGGTGGCTTCAAGCTGTGGCGGGGTCACTCTCGGAGCCAGCCACCATGAGAAGCCCGGCAGAGCTGCGCCAGGACCTGGAGGAGACAGGCCAGCTGGagaggcagctcctgctgtgcgGCCTCAAGCTCCAGGCTCTGCGGGAGGAGGCGGCGAGTGAGTCGCCCGACAAGCACGAGGGGGCGAGGAAGATGCAGAGGAAGGTGGAGATGGTAGAGGAGAA GTTGGCACGTGTGCAGGCAGCCCTGCGGCGCCGGGCGGCAGACCTGCGTGATTCCCTGGTGCTGTCTGAGTTCCTACAGGACCTGCAAGAGGAGGAGGCGCGGAGCCGGCAGGAACCTGCAGCG CCAGGGAGCGGGTGTTGTGGCTCTCAGGGGCCTTTTCCCCTGCTCTCAGTCAAGGCTGGGCAGCCACCAAGCAGCGAGGACATGAGCCAACCCttgggagagctgcaggaggctgtggaGATGCTGAACGATGCAGCAAAGGAGCGGGAGCGAGTCATGGAGGTGGCGGCAGAGACAGAAAGCCTGGAGCGGCTG GTGGCAGAGGTGTCCCCGTGCCTGGAGGCCCTTCGATGCAGAGCAGAGGCACTGGCTCGAGACACAGCCCAAGCAGAGAGCGGCTTCACTGCAGTGAAGAGCGAGAAGGacctccaggggctgcaggacttgctgagccagcagcaggagatggag CGTGCGGTGTCGGAGACCCtgcaggggcagctggaggagctggagagggcgGCTGCCCACTTGCAAGAGCTCTGCCCCGCTAGGATGTGCCCCGTTAGCCGGGAGGTGGAGGGGACACTGCGGGCCTGGTCAGAGCTGCGGGAGCTGCTGCGGGAGACCCGGGCCCGCGTACAGCAGGCTGGCCGGCTGCGGAACTTCTTCAAGGATTACTTAGCCATGAT CTCCTGGACGGAGGACACGCGGGCTCAGATCTTCTCCGAAGGCCCGAGTGGCCACGGCCTCCCGGAAATTCCatgtgaggagctggagaggaggatCGAAGGGAAGCTCAAGGAGTTTGAGGCACTGGCGGCAGCGGGGCAGCAGCTGGTGTCTGAGGAGCACTACCTGAGTGCAACG ATAAAGGAACGCttggaggagctgcagagcatgctgggctgggtgctggtgCGCTGGCGAGCACAGAGGCACCAGCGGGACGTGGGGAGCAAGCAGGAGGACAGACAGGACCCAGAGAGCCCCTCAGGCGCATCTCTCACCGGCCAA GATCAGCGTGCCTTGTGTGCTCGGTCCCGGCTGGAGAGCGTCCGCAGCCCAGCAGCGTTcatgccctgctccctccccaagCTCGTGCAAGGATCAGAGCCACAGATGCCGACGGGAATGGCCATCTCCCCACCAGCATCACCCCTCTCGGATGCCCCATTGGGAGCAGAACGGAGCTGGGGGGAGCCCAGCAGCTCAACACCCTGCAGCATGGAACCCCCTGAGGAGGCTGTTGTCTGGGATCCTGCTGAGACCTCcacgctgctgctgccaccacggGGCCCCAGCGGCCTGGGGGGGACGGTCAACCTCATCCTCAGCATTGGCAAGAAGGGCGAGAAGAAGAAGGTGCAGCCGGTGGCCAGCGGCGAGTGGCCAGGGGAGGAGGCACCGCGGACG CTCCCTGCCACTAAACCCTCAGGCTGTAAAACCTTTTGGAAGCGTTGCCAGGGGCTTTTAGGAAACACTTGGGGTAGTTTAAAGCGAAAGAGAAAGCCGCCTCGCCAGCCGGTGGAAGAG GTGCAGGTGGGGGCCGGGAAAACCTCCGACGCCAAGAGGCCACCTGCTGCCGTCCGCCGCCCTCCGGCATCCAGCACTGGGACGCCGGCCGCCTCCCACACCCTGCCCAAAGCCGGGGCCAGCTCCCTTTTCAACAGCCTGCAGCGGCGGGAGCGGGCACGGGCCGAGCAGGCCCGGCTGCTGACACTGCAGGGCATCATGggctccagctccctgcagcctgcGCCTGAGGAGCACCACGGTCCCAGCAACACATGGCCTCAGAAATGCGGCCGGAggaagggggggccgggggcggccgccgccacTGGACCCCAGCTCGGGGAGCTGCTGCTCTACGTCAGGAACCCGCTGGTGCGGGACATTGATGCCGAGTGCGGGGCAGCCACCGGGGACCCCCGCCGACCCAACCCAAAAACCACGTGTCCCCATCTGTCCCTGGGCTCCGTGTTCAGTCTGGAGCTGCCCCGGGACGTGGCGGTCCTGGGGAGCCACCGAGGGGCCACGGCACTgcgggaggaggtggaggggcaggagcagaggcagggcaggaggtTGAGACCATGGGAGCCCACAGGCACACACAGGGCTCGATGGCAGGAGGAGGTGGATGTGGATGGACGCATTCCCCAGGCACCcagcgaggggctggggacatcccccaAGGGCGACCGAGGAACGTGGTTCGAGGAAGTGAGCTTCAACCCCAGCTACAGCCGCCAAAGGGCACACCGTGCCGGGGAGGAGCCCTGGAGCCCGCAGCATCCCGGCAGCGCCACTGAAGACCTCCTGGACTTCAGGCCGAGCCGGCCATCCCATGTCAGCGTGCCGCATGAGCGGGTCAGCCAGGAGGGGGAAAAGCTGGCCACCCAGCTGGGCAAGGAtggcagccccagcgccgccaGCAGGGCCAGGCATCACAGAGGCACTCGGCTGGAGCTCAGGCCATCATCCCCCACCGCcatcccaggcagggcaggagccatCCCTGGCACTGCCCGCACACAGCGGCCAGCTGGCAGCGGCCAGCCTGGGGGGTCCCCAACTTCCCCTGCCGCCCCCACCCAGCTCTCTGTCTTCGAGTGGGCActggggtccccccagccccccagccccgtgccaggcacTGGGGAGGTTTGCCACCCTGCCCACGGGCAgtttgaagaagaggaggaggagctgcaggcCATCTGGGATGGGGCGGGCAAGCAGCAGGCACCTAGCCCACGGGCAGGCAGCCGTGCCCACTGCCGGCCAGAGAGCGGGGTAGGCAGCCTGCCCAGCCCTGATGCCACCGCCGGTGGGCCCCTCATCCTCTCAGCGGCCAATAACGTGCTGGTGGCCAAGTTCACCCTTCCCACCGCCGCCCGGCTCctccacagccctgcaggagagAAGAGCCCCAGCGTGGGGCACAGTGGCGATGGCAGCCCCAGCGGGCACGGGACGTCCCCCCGCATGGAGGAGCTGGCGTCTGCAGCCCCACTGGACAGTCCGGGCGCCCGGGATCGGTGGAGGcatggggaagaggagagagagggcAGCAAG GTTCCTCCTGGTAAAACGGAGTTTCAGATGATGGAGGGGACGCTGGAAAGGAAGCATGTGTTGCAGACAGGAGGGAGGAAG GCCAACTGCCGGGCCTGGGGCCTCTTCCACGCTGTGCTGATGAGGCAGACATTGTGCTTCTACCAGGACCGCAGGGACAGTCTCAAG agctcCGTGGTGGCCCTTCCCCTGAACCTCTCCGGGGCAGTCTGCACCCCAGATGCTGAGTACACCAAGAAGACCAACTGCTTCAGGCTTCA GCTGCGGGATGGCTCCGAGTACCTCCTGAgggccccctcccagcccctcatGAACGAATGGGTCTCCAAGCTGCAGCAAAACTCAG GTTTCCCCGAAGTGGATTACTTCCAGGCGGCAGCACAGCGTGTTGAGGGCACCGGCAGTGCTAGGGG CAAGGTCCCCAGCCCTGGAAGCTCCCACCTCCAGGGACATCATCAGGTCATTACCGCCAAGAGCCAGGAGATCGTGGTGCTACCCCGCTCAAACGCCCGGCTGCAGCGGCCTCTGGGCAGCCAGGACAGCCCAGGCGATGGGGCTGCGGCAGCAGCAG AAGATGCTCATGGGGCCGGGCACAGGGAGCAGCAGTGGTCTCCCAGGGGGTCCCCCGGGCTGTGGGACAACAGCTGCCAAGAAGACGACTTCGGGCTGGTGGCCAACAAGAGGAGGTCCTACTCCTTCACTTCAG CCACCTACCAGAAGATCACGCCGGTGGCCGTGCCCAAGGAGCCGGTGGAGGCTGGGAGCAGCTACTCAGTCACCCTCTACATCGGGGAGCAAGCGGCGGCTGTGCCACGGGCACGCTGCCACTCCTTCGTGGCCCGGCCGGGGAGCCCACGGGACACGCTGGGGGAGAAgtcccccgccccgcctcgccccaaGAACAAATCCGTCTTCAAGAAGTTCTTTGGGAAGAAGGAGTGA